The sequence CGTGGATGACGACCGGCTGATGGGCCAGGAGGACGGCGGTGCGCGTCCGGTCCCGGTCGCCGAGGGCCGCCGCGAAGTCGGGGCCCTGCCCCTCGGTCTCCCCGGCGATGTCGTTCACGCCGGCCAGGTCGAAGTGGGGCAGCGCGCGGCGGGCGTTCTCCAGGGGGGTCAGGCCGAGCTCACGGACGTGGTCGATCCACGGCTGCGCCCCGGAGAAGTACTCGTGGTTGCCGGTGACGAAGTACGAGCCGTGGCGGGCGCTGAGCCCGCGCAGCGGTTCGGCCGCGGGCCCCAGGTCCTGGACGGATCCGTCCACCAGGTCGCCGACGACGGCGATGAGGTCGGGCTGGGTGCGGTTGACGGCGTCGACGATGCGCTGGGTGTGGGCGCGGCCCAGGACCGGGCCCAGGTGGACGTCGCTGACGACGGCGATCCGGAAGCCGTGGGCCGCGCGGGGCAGCTTGGCGAGGGGGACCTGGACCCGCTTGACGCTCGGGCCGCGCAGGACCCCGTACGCCCCGTTCCCGACGGTGGCGACGGCCACGGCGGCGGCCGCCCCGCCGACCGTTCGCGCGACGAACCGGCGGCGGCTCAGCGGCAGTCCGGCGGGCGCGCCCGCCCCGGAGCCGGAGCTGGAGCCGGAGCCGGAGCTCTGCTCAGCCTCGGCCTCGGCCTCGGCCTGGGCCTGCGCCGGGGCCGGTCCGGCTCCGGCGTGGACCGGTCCGGCTCCGGCCGGGGACGCCTCCAGGCCCGGCTGCGCCGCGCCCGAGACCGCCCCGACGGACGCGGGGGCGGGGTCCGGGATGCCCGCGGAGGTGTCCCGGTGGGCCAGACGGCGGAGCAACAGCGCGCGGATCGGCTCCGCCACCAGCATCGTCAGGGTCAGGTAGAGGAGCACCGCCAGCCAGAGGTACCCCGGCCAGGCCACCGTCTGCTGGAGCCAGAACGGGGCACCGGCGCGGCCCGAGGTCAGGGCGGCCACAGAGAGGAGGGGCAGGGCGATGGCCAAGGCCGTGCCGATGCGCCGGGGCAGGCCGCCCGGCGTCGTGGTGTCCCGGACCAAGCGGATCCAGAGCCAGCGGTGCACGAGGACCAGCAGGGCGAGGACCGCCAGCGCGACCAGCGCGAAGACCACGATTCTCATGCGCCGGCCCCCGTGCCCGAGCCGGTGTCCGTACCCGCGCCCCTGCCCGTACCTGCACCTGTGCCCGTACGTGATGCCCGCCGCAGCGCCCGTACCCCGCGCAACCCGATCACTCCGACGGCCGTCCCCAGGAGGAAGGAGCTCACCGCGAGGATCAGGTGCACCCAGAAGTAGGAAGTGGGGTCACCCGCCGCATCGAACGCGAGGCCACTGCCGTTCTTCCACAGGTTCCGGACGAAAGACACCCAGATGAACCAGCTCCACACCCCGAAGGCGAGCAGGAACCAGGAGGTGGCACGGCTCAGTTTCATGTCCTCAGTATCGGTTTCCTCCCCAGGACGGACGCGCCGGGGTGGGCTGTCCCGGCGGTGGTTGCGCGGATTTGGCCGGTCCGCGACGGCGTACAGCCGATCGGGATGTACTTTCACCTGCGTGTCTGCCAAAAAGACCGCGCTGACGGTCCTTTCCGCCGCGCTGCTGGTCCCCGCGATGCTCGTGGCGCCCGCACACGCCGCGCCGCCGCCCTCCGCGCCGCCGGCCGACGGGAAGGGCCAGCCGGCGAAGGCCCCGGCGGCGCCCGCGCCCCCGGTGTCGATGTCCACCGTCGGCGGCTCCCTGCTCGGCCAGCCGGGCACGCAGGTGAACCTGCTGCCGGGTGCCCCCGCCCTGCCGACGAGCCTCACCGGGCGGTCCTGGATCGTGGCGGACGCGGAATCGGGCGAGGTCCTGGCCGCGCACAACGCGCACTGGCGGCTCCCGCCGGCCTCCACCATGAAGATGCTCTTCGCGGACACCGTGCTGCCCAGCCTCCCCAAGGACCAGGTCCACAAGGTCACCGACGAGGACATGGAGGGCGTCGGTCCGGGCAGCAGCCTGGTCGGGGTCAAGGAGGACCACGAGTACAGCGTCCACGACCTGTGGCTCGGGGTGTTCCTGCGGTCGGGGAACGACGCCGTGCACGTACTTTCGGCCATGAACGGCGGCATCGACAAGACCGTCAAGGACATGCAGGCGCACGCCGAGGAACTCCAGGCCCTGGACACCCATGTGGTCTCCCCCGACGGGTACGACTCCCCGGAGCAGGTCTCCAGCGCGTACGACCTGACCCTCATCGCCCGTTCGGGGCTGCAGAAGCAGGACTTCCGGGAGTACTGCGGCACGGTCGAGGCCAAGTTCCCGGGCCTCCAGGAGTCAGGGAAGCCGCGCGACTTCTTCGAGATCCAGAACACCAACAGGCTGATGACGGGCGCGGGCGGCATCTCCCCCTACAAGGGCATCGCCGGAGTGAAGAACGGCAACACCACCATGGCCGGCTCCACCTTCACCGGAGCGGCCCAGCAGGGCAAGAGGAAGCTGCTGGTCACGGTGATGAACCCGGGCGCGGGCGGGGCCAACTCGGTGTACGAGGAGACCGCCGCGCTCTTCGACTGGGGCTTCGCGGCGGCGGGGAAGGTCAAGCCGGTGGGTGAACTGGTGCCGCCGAAGGGCGCGGACACCACCTCCCACGGCTCCCCCGCCCAGTCGCACGAGAACAACCCGTCGGCGAACGGTGCCGGGGCGGGCGGCGGGGCAGGAACCGCACTCGGCGTGGCGGGCGGGGCGCTGGCCGTCCTGGCGGGCGGCGCCTTCGTGGTGAACCGCCGCTGGCCGCGCGGCCGCCGGAGCCGGGGCGACGAGCTGGTCTAGCGAGACACCCCTAGGGCCTGGCGGGCGCCGCTCCCGGGTCCTGGTCGGGGCCGGATACCGGGTCCTGGGCCGGGGCGGGCTCCGGGGGATCCTCGGCGCCGTCCCCGTCGGCGTCGTCGCGCGTCGCCGTCCAGGAAGCGACGAACAGCAGCAGCTTGGCCGTGAAGTTGATCCACAGCAGCAGGGCGATCGGCACGCCGAAGGCCCCGTACATGCTCTTCGCGGCCACCTCCCGCATGTAGCCGCTGAGCAGCAGCTTCAGCAGTTCGAAGCCCGCCGCGCCGATGAGGGCCGCCTGGATCAGGCGGCGCCGCGACGGCTGGACGCCGGGCAGCAGGGTCAGCACGTAGAGCAGCAGCAGGAAGGCGGCCAGGACGCCGACGATGAAGGCCCCGGTGCGCAGCAGCGCGCCGCCCGCGCCCTCGCGCGGGATGCCCAGCCATGCGGCGGACTTCCCGACCGCGCTGGCCCCGAAGACCGAGGCGGCGGCCGAGGCCAGGCCGACGGCGCCGAGGCCGAGGAGGACGAGGCCGTCCTTGCCCTTGCGGACGATGGGGTTGCCCTGGTCCTCGTCGTCCTTCTCCCACACCGCGAGCAGGCAGTCGCGCATCGAGCCGATCCAGCCGATGCCGGTGAAGAGCAGGATCACGCCGGCGACGAGGCCGACGGTGCCCGCGTTGGCGACGAGCCCGTCGAGGTCGAGCTGCTCGGAGATGCCGGGGACCTGTTCGGAGAGGTTCTTCTGGAGCGTGTCGAGCTGTTCCTGGCTGAGCAGTGCCGCGCCGACGGCGGCGGCCACGGTGATCAGCGGGAAGAGCGCGAGGAAGCTGATGAAGGTGATCGCGGCGGCCAGCCGGGTCCAGTGCACGCGGTCGAGGCGTTCGTAGGAGCGCCACGCGTGCGTC comes from Streptomyces sp. NBC_01408 and encodes:
- a CDS encoding metallophosphoesterase, producing MVFALVALAVLALLVLVHRWLWIRLVRDTTTPGGLPRRIGTALAIALPLLSVAALTSGRAGAPFWLQQTVAWPGYLWLAVLLYLTLTMLVAEPIRALLLRRLAHRDTSAGIPDPAPASVGAVSGAAQPGLEASPAGAGPVHAGAGPAPAQAQAEAEAEAEQSSGSGSSSGSGAGAPAGLPLSRRRFVARTVGGAAAAVAVATVGNGAYGVLRGPSVKRVQVPLAKLPRAAHGFRIAVVSDVHLGPVLGRAHTQRIVDAVNRTQPDLIAVVGDLVDGSVQDLGPAAEPLRGLSARHGSYFVTGNHEYFSGAQPWIDHVRELGLTPLENARRALPHFDLAGVNDIAGETEGQGPDFAAALGDRDRTRTAVLLAHQPVVIHDAVRHGVDLQLSGHTHGGQLWPGNYLAELANPTLAGLERYGDTQLYVSRGAGAWGPPVRVGAPSDITVVELASYQA
- a CDS encoding SCO4848 family membrane protein translates to MKLSRATSWFLLAFGVWSWFIWVSFVRNLWKNGSGLAFDAAGDPTSYFWVHLILAVSSFLLGTAVGVIGLRGVRALRRASRTGTGAGTGRGAGTDTGSGTGAGA
- a CDS encoding D-alanyl-D-alanine carboxypeptidase family protein; translation: MSAKKTALTVLSAALLVPAMLVAPAHAAPPPSAPPADGKGQPAKAPAAPAPPVSMSTVGGSLLGQPGTQVNLLPGAPALPTSLTGRSWIVADAESGEVLAAHNAHWRLPPASTMKMLFADTVLPSLPKDQVHKVTDEDMEGVGPGSSLVGVKEDHEYSVHDLWLGVFLRSGNDAVHVLSAMNGGIDKTVKDMQAHAEELQALDTHVVSPDGYDSPEQVSSAYDLTLIARSGLQKQDFREYCGTVEAKFPGLQESGKPRDFFEIQNTNRLMTGAGGISPYKGIAGVKNGNTTMAGSTFTGAAQQGKRKLLVTVMNPGAGGANSVYEETAALFDWGFAAAGKVKPVGELVPPKGADTTSHGSPAQSHENNPSANGAGAGGGAGTALGVAGGALAVLAGGAFVVNRRWPRGRRSRGDELV
- a CDS encoding YihY/virulence factor BrkB family protein, whose translation is MDWLTKTPVIGPLAARLMRTHAWRSYERLDRVHWTRLAAAITFISFLALFPLITVAAAVGAALLSQEQLDTLQKNLSEQVPGISEQLDLDGLVANAGTVGLVAGVILLFTGIGWIGSMRDCLLAVWEKDDEDQGNPIVRKGKDGLVLLGLGAVGLASAAASVFGASAVGKSAAWLGIPREGAGGALLRTGAFIVGVLAAFLLLLYVLTLLPGVQPSRRRLIQAALIGAAGFELLKLLLSGYMREVAAKSMYGAFGVPIALLLWINFTAKLLLFVASWTATRDDADGDGAEDPPEPAPAQDPVSGPDQDPGAAPARP